The following coding sequences lie in one Lentilactobacillus sp. SPB1-3 genomic window:
- a CDS encoding SGNH/GDSL hydrolase family protein encodes MRKSIVSIASLAITLMAVGTATTSAKAKSTTKTTTSTSSKKSSTTDKSKAKPEVKPAQIVQTYDIDQPLPYHLKAGYVYTSSTLQKQLGNVKTLGTTTWYVTGAAKIDRSSQGSGYSKFYQVKSGNGSQTGWVWNGNLQPISEGTFNIAMKNSDYFNKQNIITMGDSITRGYDGYETLDGLGYPNWLARYLNTNVTNVGYNGAFLVSTEDNQTTGDLTTTVDSTNFKNYGVATIAYGTNDYGHTDSTLDAIQDTLAQNIQKMQSENKNLIIYGILPLTRYDKYGANSDEVIAQGGYSINQLRDAEAEVYKRYNIPYLDWRSVDPNLITDSNHESRLWDERLHPSAKTYQLMGRDISKFMIDNFPKDRIPKKTTTKKTSSTSKKTTNKKTATKSSATKTANVAKSAKK; translated from the coding sequence ATGAGAAAATCAATTGTGTCGATAGCATCACTCGCTATCACATTAATGGCTGTGGGAACTGCCACTACGAGTGCAAAAGCAAAATCTACCACAAAGACTACTACTTCAACTAGTTCAAAGAAAAGCTCTACTACCGACAAAAGTAAGGCCAAGCCTGAAGTAAAGCCAGCTCAAATCGTTCAAACATATGATATTGATCAACCATTACCATATCATTTAAAAGCTGGGTATGTTTATACCAGTTCAACGTTACAAAAACAACTTGGTAATGTTAAAACTTTAGGCACCACTACCTGGTACGTCACTGGAGCTGCCAAAATTGATCGTTCTTCTCAAGGAAGTGGCTACTCAAAATTTTATCAAGTAAAAAGTGGTAATGGTTCTCAAACCGGTTGGGTCTGGAACGGTAACCTACAACCTATTTCGGAAGGAACATTTAACATTGCTATGAAAAACAGTGACTACTTTAACAAGCAAAACATCATCACCATGGGAGATTCAATTACCCGTGGATATGACGGTTACGAAACATTAGATGGTTTGGGTTACCCAAACTGGTTAGCTAGATACCTAAACACAAATGTAACCAACGTTGGTTATAACGGGGCTTTCTTAGTATCTACAGAAGATAACCAAACTACTGGTGATTTAACTACCACTGTTGACTCCACTAACTTTAAAAATTATGGAGTAGCAACTATCGCTTATGGTACTAACGATTATGGTCACACCGATTCAACACTCGATGCTATTCAAGATACATTAGCTCAAAACATTCAAAAAATGCAAAGTGAAAACAAGAACTTAATTATTTATGGAATTCTGCCATTAACTCGTTACGATAAATACGGAGCTAATTCTGATGAAGTTATTGCCCAAGGTGGTTACTCAATTAACCAGTTAAGAGATGCTGAGGCTGAAGTATACAAACGTTATAACATTCCATACCTTGACTGGCGCTCAGTTGATCCCAACTTAATCACTGATAGTAACCATGAAAGTCGCTTATGGGACGAAAGACTTCACCCATCAGCTAAGACATACCAATTAATGGGCCGCGATATTTCTAAGTTTATGATTGATAATTTTCCTAAGGATCGTATTCCAAAGAAAACCACAACTAAAAAGACAAGCAGTACTTCTAAAAAAACAACTAATAAGAAAACTGCCACCAAGAGCAGTGCTACTAAAACAGCTAACGTCGCTAAAAGTGCTAAGAAATAA
- a CDS encoding hydrolase has translation MTSMAKRDGKSDILINPDDSVFCVIDYQPTQIESINSIDRATLIRNIVVTQKLINAFNIPTILSTVNVKTGRNKETVPELKEQLQGVTSYDRTSINAWEDQEFNDAVKATGRHKIIIAALWTEACLTFPTLDALKEGYEVFPVVDAVGGTSKIAHETAIQRVTQAGAQPTSIAQLACELQRDWSRTETVPKFVNELLEGGIFLDLGEGAK, from the coding sequence ATGACAAGTATGGCAAAACGTGATGGTAAAAGTGACATTTTAATTAATCCTGATGACTCAGTATTCTGTGTAATTGATTATCAACCAACTCAGATTGAATCAATTAACTCAATCGATCGGGCAACATTGATCAGAAACATTGTTGTTACTCAAAAGTTGATCAATGCATTTAACATTCCTACAATTTTATCAACGGTTAACGTTAAGACTGGACGAAACAAAGAAACTGTTCCAGAACTTAAGGAACAACTACAAGGGGTAACCAGTTACGACAGAACTTCAATTAATGCTTGGGAAGATCAAGAATTTAACGATGCAGTTAAAGCAACTGGTCGCCACAAGATTATTATCGCAGCATTGTGGACTGAAGCTTGCTTAACATTCCCAACTTTGGATGCTTTAAAGGAAGGATACGAAGTCTTCCCAGTTGTTGATGCAGTTGGTGGTACTTCAAAGATTGCTCACGAAACTGCTATTCAACGTGTTACCCAAGCAGGTGCTCAACCTACTTCAATCGCTCAATTAGCTTGCGAATTACAACGTGACTGGAGCCGTACTGAAACAGTTCCTAAGTTTGTTAACGAATTGCTTGAAGGCGGTATTTTCCTCGACTTAGGTGAGGGGGCCAAATAA
- a CDS encoding phosphopentomutase produces the protein MKIKRVIILDLASMGIGESADANRFDSVGADTLGHLLADDSTQITVPALTELGLGNIRYQNPISQIPIVDNPFGSYGKIQIAAPNNQVNSGLREMLDYQAEERTTSILDSVVEVNAVENTVLVLANYQSYLSNQLRAQNVHVNDDTSVWWALHREAISPRPGLIYARMSTLDQLAHQGKKEEYRNELEMIDQNIQRVMNEMYSTDLLLITSSFANDMQSPLTVTREYLPLIAYNPGGQPGKSLGIRRSLGDIGATVAELFNVQVADNNIGHSFLRELL, from the coding sequence ATGAAGATCAAGCGAGTAATTATTCTAGACTTGGCTTCAATGGGAATTGGAGAAAGTGCGGATGCTAACCGTTTTGATTCAGTCGGCGCTGATACATTAGGCCATTTGTTGGCAGATGATTCTACACAAATCACAGTTCCTGCTTTGACTGAATTAGGTTTAGGTAACATTCGGTATCAAAATCCAATTTCACAGATTCCAATAGTTGATAATCCGTTCGGTAGCTACGGCAAGATTCAAATCGCTGCACCTAACAATCAGGTGAATAGCGGTTTGCGTGAGATGCTTGATTATCAAGCTGAAGAAAGAACTACCAGTATATTGGATTCTGTTGTGGAAGTTAACGCAGTCGAAAATACTGTGTTGGTTTTGGCAAATTATCAAAGTTACTTATCCAATCAGCTTCGTGCACAGAACGTGCACGTTAATGATGATACTTCGGTGTGGTGGGCATTGCATCGCGAGGCAATCAGTCCGCGACCAGGACTGATTTATGCACGAATGTCGACGTTGGATCAACTAGCTCATCAAGGTAAGAAAGAAGAATACCGGAATGAACTAGAAATGATTGATCAAAATATTCAACGGGTGATGAATGAAATGTACAGCACGGACCTGCTGCTGATTACATCATCATTTGCCAACGACATGCAATCACCACTAACAGTGACTAGAGAATATCTTCCATTGATTGCATATAATCCTGGCGGTCAACCAGGAAAGTCACTGGGTATCCGTAGAAGTCTGGGTGACATTGGGGCAACTGTTGCCGAATTATTCAATGTCCAAGTGGCTGATAACAATATCGGTCACAGTTTTCTTCGTGAGCTTTTATAG
- a CDS encoding DUF3955 domain-containing protein: MPKYMPTILIVIGVASIVISQVSRYSDGVGVLHQLPWFLVIGWILLLAGVLIGTIILIINLLKK, from the coding sequence GTGCCAAAATATATGCCAACTATTTTAATAGTCATTGGAGTGGCCAGTATTGTTATCAGTCAAGTTAGTCGATATTCTGATGGAGTCGGGGTTCTACATCAACTTCCGTGGTTTTTAGTAATCGGCTGGATCCTACTGTTAGCAGGGGTTTTGATAGGAACGATAATTTTAATTATTAACTTGTTAAAAAAGTGA